A section of the Candidatus Zixiibacteriota bacterium genome encodes:
- a CDS encoding glycosyltransferase, producing MSGNDVKDRSNRKINILFIIDEIPGAYGGTEGQLFMLVKNLDRSRFNPHFAALADTPWIHEGHLEAPVAVFPAKRLLSPGTLRQMLRFRKYCRQNEIEIIQTYFNDAYIFAALAGRLAGIKNIVAGRRNLGPGFWNEKNLLRVFRLLRHITRLYIANSEATKDSIVNYEQIEPDKVEVIYNGLDLSRFPPVTDFSRKAARKLLKVGDSDLLVGMVAHLRPEKNIEFFIDAAAVIAAKYPAARFVVIGEGPLEDSLKERIRVKNISEVFRLTGSVPDIAPYLPAFDIACLTSGGESFSNAIIEYQALGLPVIATAVGGNIEAVGDSGKLFPAGDIKAFVKSLAELLESEPLRKELGNKGRALATERYGVEKMVRQHEELYSRIKNG from the coding sequence ATGTCCGGGAATGATGTTAAAGACAGGTCAAACCGCAAAATCAATATCCTCTTCATTATCGATGAGATTCCGGGCGCTTATGGGGGGACCGAAGGGCAGTTGTTCATGCTTGTCAAGAATCTCGACCGCAGCCGATTCAACCCTCATTTCGCCGCCCTGGCCGATACCCCCTGGATACACGAGGGACATCTGGAGGCACCGGTGGCAGTATTCCCTGCGAAGCGACTTCTCAGCCCGGGAACATTGCGACAGATGTTGCGCTTCCGCAAATACTGCCGTCAGAATGAAATAGAAATTATCCAGACCTATTTCAATGATGCCTACATTTTTGCGGCTCTGGCAGGGAGACTGGCCGGAATTAAGAATATAGTCGCGGGAAGGCGGAATCTCGGACCGGGCTTCTGGAATGAAAAGAATCTCCTCCGCGTCTTTCGCCTGCTGCGGCATATTACCAGATTATATATCGCCAATAGTGAAGCCACCAAAGACTCAATTGTCAATTACGAGCAAATCGAACCTGATAAGGTTGAGGTAATATATAACGGTTTGGACTTGAGCCGTTTTCCCCCGGTAACGGACTTCTCAAGAAAGGCGGCGCGAAAACTCTTGAAGGTTGGTGATTCCGACCTTCTGGTCGGAATGGTGGCGCATCTTCGTCCTGAAAAAAATATCGAGTTTTTCATCGATGCCGCCGCTGTCATCGCCGCCAAATATCCGGCTGCCCGTTTTGTCGTCATTGGCGAGGGACCTCTGGAGGACTCCCTGAAAGAAAGAATTCGGGTGAAAAACATATCCGAGGTTTTCAGGTTGACCGGTTCAGTGCCCGATATTGCGCCATACCTTCCGGCGTTTGATATAGCCTGCCTGACCTCAGGCGGCGAAAGTTTTTCCAACGCTATTATTGAGTATCAGGCATTGGGACTTCCTGTAATCGCCACCGCCGTCGGCGGCAATATCGAGGCGGTCGGTGACAGCGGCAAGCTGTTCCCTGCCGGAGATATCAAGGCTTTCGTTAAATCGCTGGCGGAACTGCTCGAATCGGAGCCTCTTCGCAAAGAACTGGGGAATAAAGGGAGAGCGCTGGCGACGGAAAGATACGGCGTTGAAAAGATGGTGCGTCAGCATGAAGAGCTCTACTCTCGGATAAAAAATGGTTGA
- a CDS encoding glycosyltransferase — MDGSIKVSVVIGTYNHGRYIADCIQSVLAQTFKQFEIIVIDDGSTDNTAEVVHPYLDKITYIHQKNSGRAASRNAGIRQARYDWVAFLDADDLWTENKLEKQVAAVTAHPEIDLLVTNACWFNETGIVKADYFKTMNMMPLQKQIREGSLIIFEERLYPLFIDENFVNLSSVLVKKECLFREGLFDEALPRAQDRDLWLRMSRHCKFAAIDEILTRSRQHTLSDGPKTIVPYLSRVTLFEKAYRGNGEFENRYRRELALRVGRCHFDLGHFYFFRENDFPKARQEFRLSYKHGYRPAVLPLYITATYFPKGMIIGLRRFKNRFR; from the coding sequence ATGGACGGCAGCATCAAGGTCTCGGTTGTCATCGGGACTTACAATCATGGCCGCTACATTGCCGACTGCATTCAAAGCGTCCTGGCTCAGACTTTCAAACAGTTTGAGATAATTGTTATTGATGACGGCTCTACCGACAATACCGCGGAGGTGGTCCATCCTTACCTCGATAAGATAACTTACATTCACCAGAAAAACAGCGGCCGGGCGGCATCGCGCAATGCCGGAATTCGCCAGGCTCGTTACGACTGGGTCGCCTTTTTGGATGCCGATGACCTCTGGACGGAAAATAAGTTGGAAAAGCAGGTAGCCGCGGTGACAGCGCATCCCGAGATTGACCTTCTTGTAACCAATGCCTGTTGGTTCAATGAGACCGGGATTGTCAAAGCCGACTATTTTAAGACCATGAATATGATGCCTCTCCAGAAACAGATAAGAGAAGGCTCGCTAATAATATTTGAAGAAAGGCTCTATCCTCTCTTCATCGATGAAAATTTTGTCAACCTCTCCAGTGTGTTGGTGAAGAAAGAATGCCTCTTCAGGGAAGGACTCTTTGATGAGGCTCTGCCACGGGCACAGGATAGAGACCTTTGGCTGCGGATGTCGCGCCACTGCAAATTTGCCGCGATAGACGAAATATTGACGCGCAGCCGTCAGCATACCCTCTCGGATGGTCCCAAGACTATCGTGCCGTACCTCAGCCGGGTGACATTGTTTGAAAAGGCTTACCGCGGAAATGGAGAATTTGAAAACAGATATCGGCGCGAACTGGCTTTACGGGTAGGACGCTGTCACTTTGACCTGGGGCATTTCTATTTCTTCCGCGAAAATGACTTTCCCAAAGCGCGACAGGAATTCCGTCTCAGTTATAAGCACGGCTATCGTCCGGCAGTGCTTCCGCTGTATATTACGGCCACATATTTCCCCAAAGGGATGATAATTGGCTTGCGCCGATTCAAGAACCGGTTCAGATAG
- a CDS encoding acyltransferase, with product MRKIINFLSTLRKFKRDLEGRRFLYTQAILAWIPSFIGYTIRGRFYRKWIKSVGPNTLFLERLYIRNPQLMTIGSNCSMGIDCAIQAAGGLTIGNYVILGPGVKIWTSNHIYADPNVPIYDQGSEFKPVVIEDDTWIGANAFIMPGTHLGKGCVVAAGAIVSGRRYKDFSILAGNPARVIGFRGQQNKPETSAPEKES from the coding sequence ATGCGGAAGATAATAAATTTCCTTTCGACCTTGAGGAAATTCAAGCGCGACCTGGAAGGGCGGCGTTTTCTCTACACGCAGGCTATTCTGGCATGGATTCCGAGTTTTATCGGTTATACCATTCGCGGAAGATTCTACCGCAAGTGGATCAAGTCGGTCGGTCCCAATACTCTCTTTCTGGAGCGGCTCTATATTAGGAATCCTCAGCTCATGACCATCGGCTCCAATTGCTCCATGGGGATTGACTGCGCCATTCAGGCGGCCGGCGGACTTACTATCGGCAACTATGTCATTCTCGGTCCCGGAGTGAAAATCTGGACCTCCAACCATATCTACGCCGACCCCAATGTTCCCATATACGATCAAGGGTCGGAATTCAAACCGGTGGTTATCGAAGATGATACCTGGATAGGCGCCAATGCCTTCATTATGCCGGGAACACATCTGGGAAAAGGTTGTGTGGTTGCCGCCGGGGCGATTGTCAGCGGTCGAAGGTACAAAGATTTTTCCATTCTGGCTGGCAATCCGGCACGGGTTATCGGTTTCCGCGGGCAGCAAAACAAGCCGGAGACGTCCGCTCCCGAGAAAGAATCTTAA
- a CDS encoding glycosyltransferase, producing the protein MARTEIRIISNIIGLDGASGKGLKVKLIPYPKEDIGVFSIFRLFLKSFSCDYIILNFNSFDFFVLAFFKLIFFFNRCRLVTLDLFLLQPENLKEKINRLIKILLLRRAYRFLVYSRNNKGYEIHYRIPGEKFVYVPYKVNALNLIQKTATADAGYIFCGGKSRRDFNALFDAVRENRLPVKIVTVDNRELQRHGSFLDEKAAPENVEIVRHDGSVGRFVEIMANSRMVVIPIKKDIITQAGIAVYLMAMALKKCVIISSGPGVDDVLPEGAAVIVPPGNVAALRQAMERIYQDQAERERVTRAGYDYAMSLKGIISMQEAIENFIYDDYIALRRLRLPQNS; encoded by the coding sequence ATGGCGCGGACAGAAATAAGAATTATCTCCAATATTATCGGCCTGGATGGGGCATCGGGAAAAGGTTTGAAAGTTAAACTGATTCCCTATCCCAAGGAAGATATAGGAGTCTTCAGTATTTTTCGACTTTTCTTGAAATCTTTTTCCTGCGACTATATCATTCTGAATTTCAATTCCTTCGACTTTTTTGTTCTGGCCTTCTTCAAACTGATTTTCTTTTTTAACCGCTGTCGTCTGGTGACTCTTGACCTCTTTCTGCTGCAACCGGAAAATCTCAAAGAAAAAATTAATCGACTAATAAAGATTCTGCTTTTGAGACGGGCGTATCGCTTTCTGGTTTACAGCAGGAATAATAAAGGGTACGAAATTCATTACCGTATCCCGGGCGAGAAATTTGTCTATGTACCCTACAAGGTCAATGCCCTAAATCTTATTCAAAAGACCGCCACGGCGGATGCGGGGTACATTTTCTGCGGGGGAAAGTCCCGCCGCGATTTTAACGCCTTATTTGATGCGGTCAGAGAGAACCGACTGCCGGTCAAAATCGTAACGGTGGACAACCGTGAACTGCAGCGGCACGGCTCCTTTCTCGATGAAAAAGCGGCCCCCGAGAATGTGGAAATAGTCCGTCACGACGGCAGCGTCGGGAGATTTGTGGAAATAATGGCCAATTCACGAATGGTGGTGATTCCAATAAAGAAAGATATCATCACTCAGGCCGGCATTGCGGTCTATCTGATGGCAATGGCGCTGAAAAAATGCGTTATAATATCATCGGGCCCCGGGGTGGATGACGTGCTGCCGGAAGGCGCCGCGGTGATTGTGCCTCCCGGCAATGTTGCGGCGCTGCGCCAGGCAATGGAACGGATTTATCAGGACCAGGCCGAAAGAGAACGGGTCACCCGCGCCGGATACGACTACGCCATGAGTCTGAAAGGAATTATTTCCATGCAGGAGGCTATTGAGAATTTTATATATGATGATTATATCGCCTTGAGAAGGCTCCGCTTGCCTCAAAATTCTTAA
- a CDS encoding heparinase II/III family protein: protein MKISPINDATLQSALSSITRRLKKGPAEQSDLTSLAQHLRNPGKLYWQPEGAHSAIFKARFPEATEIVKSADLICRGEIIFWHPWHMETSVQPEKVGKKINWLNVPNGDDEWRHSLMRFFHIFDLAAGFCLNNNPEYLEFLTDHLASFADSRKKLLRSNKTNRLDAAVRLFNLVKAFDLIKEHKEFPDEAVILLFSLILEDADFLCDGLGQKVGNWEFFIVTSLLTAADYLANLSDTERWHTKGLERLKEISVTEILSDGMLIEKCPMYHGEVILTLLDYIAILKVNDIVVDRDLQALTEKMIDVLISMADPQGKIPQIGDSDAFDLEYIINFRNAILGDIKKIDAKANTERSLITLPATGWIIRRWKTDDNKDGYLLFDYAARPPERRYWHSHADELQFLITTSEGPFLIDPGRFTYAPIFRNPIPFFKGTKKFNAFKKLIYHSIHPRFKEINSRNWRRYFRSSVSHNTISPDGDDFGGYEAWNSRPPEMTVLSNHSHGPLLLLGAKLTNFKSRSDEVQHTQERYIIGYLPDIIAIYDIVIAPTLHQWLCSYHLGAGRRASLDGNTVRVKVSDREHHVAFYSPSGAEYSLRIDDDWLSPFYNTKIPAQTIRAQSKIADNFSLLTVISMQSYSSQDKPFEIQCQDFEPGDSPAPLSFLIKLSRGESELHIGFNASGVRRKIGLFETDALLAIDHIDRDGKRQVGFLQGRHFSFGGKHLQSDGNIIDNFPLEI, encoded by the coding sequence ATGAAGATTTCCCCCATAAACGACGCCACCCTGCAGAGTGCCCTGTCAAGTATTACTCGTAGATTGAAAAAGGGACCGGCTGAACAAAGTGATTTAACCTCGCTGGCGCAGCATCTTCGCAACCCCGGCAAGCTGTACTGGCAGCCCGAAGGAGCGCATTCCGCGATATTTAAAGCCCGCTTTCCTGAAGCGACCGAAATTGTCAAGTCCGCAGACCTGATTTGCCGCGGTGAAATAATATTCTGGCATCCCTGGCATATGGAAACCTCCGTCCAGCCTGAAAAAGTAGGCAAGAAAATAAACTGGCTTAATGTGCCTAACGGGGATGATGAATGGCGTCACTCGCTGATGCGGTTTTTCCATATCTTCGACCTGGCGGCCGGCTTCTGCCTGAACAATAATCCTGAATACCTCGAATTCTTGACCGACCATTTAGCCAGTTTTGCTGACTCTCGGAAGAAACTGCTACGCAGTAATAAGACCAACCGCCTTGATGCCGCCGTTCGTCTGTTCAATCTTGTCAAAGCATTTGACTTAATTAAAGAGCACAAGGAGTTTCCCGATGAGGCAGTCATACTCCTTTTTTCTCTAATACTGGAGGATGCCGATTTTCTTTGCGACGGTCTGGGGCAGAAAGTTGGCAACTGGGAGTTCTTCATTGTTACTTCCCTGCTCACTGCGGCCGATTATCTGGCAAACCTGAGCGATACCGAACGGTGGCATACAAAGGGATTAGAGCGGCTAAAAGAGATTTCCGTTACCGAAATTTTGTCAGACGGCATGCTCATTGAAAAATGCCCGATGTATCATGGCGAGGTTATATTGACGCTGCTTGATTATATCGCCATTCTAAAGGTCAATGATATCGTCGTGGACCGGGACCTTCAGGCGCTGACCGAGAAGATGATAGATGTTCTGATTTCTATGGCAGACCCGCAGGGGAAAATTCCTCAAATCGGCGATTCGGACGCTTTCGATCTTGAATACATTATCAACTTCCGTAACGCAATATTGGGCGACATTAAAAAGATTGATGCGAAAGCGAACACCGAGCGCTCACTTATCACACTGCCGGCAACCGGCTGGATTATTAGACGGTGGAAGACCGATGACAATAAAGACGGGTATCTTTTATTTGATTATGCGGCTCGTCCTCCCGAAAGAAGATATTGGCATTCTCATGCTGATGAACTTCAGTTTTTGATAACCACCTCCGAAGGCCCCTTTCTGATTGACCCGGGACGTTTTACCTATGCCCCTATTTTCCGCAATCCGATTCCCTTTTTCAAAGGCACCAAAAAATTCAACGCGTTTAAGAAATTGATATATCACTCTATTCATCCCCGGTTCAAAGAAATCAACAGCCGCAACTGGCGACGGTATTTTAGAAGCAGTGTCAGCCATAATACTATTTCGCCAGATGGCGACGATTTCGGAGGGTATGAAGCCTGGAATTCCCGCCCTCCGGAAATGACAGTCCTGAGCAATCACTCCCATGGACCGCTTCTGCTTCTTGGCGCGAAACTAACCAATTTTAAGAGCCGTTCCGATGAGGTTCAGCATACCCAGGAGCGGTATATTATCGGATATCTTCCTGACATAATCGCCATCTATGATATAGTAATCGCGCCGACACTTCATCAATGGCTCTGCTCATACCATCTGGGGGCAGGTCGGCGCGCTTCCCTGGACGGTAATACCGTGAGGGTCAAAGTTTCAGACAGGGAGCACCATGTGGCCTTCTATTCCCCTTCCGGCGCCGAATATTCTCTGCGTATCGATGACGACTGGCTATCGCCGTTTTACAATACCAAAATTCCGGCGCAGACAATTCGCGCCCAGAGCAAGATTGCAGATAATTTCTCCCTATTGACCGTGATTTCGATGCAGTCTTATTCCAGTCAGGACAAGCCCTTTGAAATCCAGTGCCAGGATTTTGAGCCGGGGGACAGTCCGGCGCCGCTTTCCTTTCTGATTAAACTCAGCCGGGGAGAATCGGAACTGCATATCGGTTTTAATGCCAGCGGAGTGAGGCGGAAAATCGGACTGTTTGAAACCGACGCTTTGCTTGCAATCGACCATATTGACAGGGACGGTAAGCGTCAGGTCGGTTTTCTGCAGGGACGGCATTTCAGCTTTGGCGGCAAGCATCTGCAATCTGATGGCAATATTATAGATAACTTCCCCTTAGAGATTTAA
- a CDS encoding GNAT family N-acetyltransferase gives DYPEAAALLASFVGQLKGKWKLAVFDQISEQDDSFELLSKEFQNQGLSFRVEPADKCPAMTLEDPEAARKMYYKRNITSYVNWLKKEGDFRYNIYTDRDEALSRLDDLFNQHIKRWEGTPTPSYFRNPSMTEFYRRVVEKMHPCGWIHFSSLTLDSHFLALYISLEYGNKLYFYKTCFNLDYAKKSPGQVILRYHLDYALSRGIVELDFARGDEGYKDRFANRVRQSRRLIIYPGGWRQKAAQVFYDFRYSKLVDILYRNRYAQQLKDWVLAKRRKR, from the coding sequence GATTACCCGGAGGCGGCCGCCCTGCTGGCATCTTTCGTTGGGCAACTCAAAGGTAAATGGAAGCTGGCTGTATTTGACCAGATTTCGGAACAGGATGACAGCTTCGAACTGCTTTCAAAGGAGTTTCAAAATCAAGGGCTGTCATTCCGTGTGGAGCCGGCCGACAAATGCCCGGCGATGACTCTGGAGGACCCGGAAGCGGCCAGGAAAATGTATTACAAGCGAAATATCACCAGTTATGTGAACTGGCTCAAAAAAGAGGGGGATTTTAGATACAATATATATACCGACCGTGATGAGGCGCTTTCCCGTCTTGATGACCTCTTTAACCAGCATATCAAGCGCTGGGAGGGGACTCCCACGCCGAGTTATTTTCGCAATCCGTCAATGACGGAATTCTATCGGCGGGTGGTGGAAAAGATGCATCCCTGCGGCTGGATTCATTTTTCCAGCCTGACGCTGGACAGCCATTTCCTGGCGCTGTATATTAGTCTGGAGTACGGGAATAAATTGTATTTTTATAAGACCTGTTTTAATCTGGATTACGCTAAGAAATCGCCCGGGCAGGTAATTCTGAGATATCATCTTGATTATGCCCTATCCCGAGGGATTGTGGAACTGGATTTTGCCCGCGGGGATGAAGGGTACAAAGACCGCTTTGCCAATCGGGTGCGACAGAGTCGCCGCCTTATAATTTACCCGGGCGGCTGGCGTCAGAAAGCGGCGCAGGTCTTCTATGATTTTAGATATTCGAAATTGGTCGATATATTATATCGTAACAGATACGCGCAGCAATTGAAAGACTGGGTGCTCGCGAAAAGGCGAAAACGGTAG